One genomic segment of Paenibacillus xylanexedens includes these proteins:
- a CDS encoding glycoside hydrolase family 88 protein: protein MNTSTSVKWLEEAWQQGAAKTIRNAKRIKDTFPHIAPQGTYDRNDPEWWTAGFWPGLLWLVYGDAPESEAAAPLHRIAESCERQLEGCLRDPESVDHDLGFIWLLSGVANYRQTGSMDGRRRGMLAANLLAARFHVRGEFIRAWNFSSSAMDTRGVAIIDSMMNLPLLYWASEQSGDPRFRWLAEAHADTVAREFIRADGSICHVVEFDPHTGQMLREHGGQGHAPGSAWARGTAWALHGFALSFRYTGEARYLETAERAADFFLAMLGEEIVPVWDFRAPAEHQVAWDSSAAAIAASGLLELAKLSPRGETYAAAGERIVRGLHEQYSSGDSAAEEGLIMQGTVHYPEGRGLNVPIIYGDYFYMEALAKLRGHAGLF, encoded by the coding sequence ATGAACACATCAACGTCGGTAAAATGGCTCGAGGAAGCGTGGCAACAGGGCGCTGCCAAGACAATTCGGAATGCAAAGCGGATCAAGGATACTTTTCCGCACATTGCTCCGCAGGGGACGTATGATCGAAATGATCCGGAATGGTGGACAGCAGGTTTCTGGCCTGGATTGTTATGGCTGGTCTATGGGGATGCGCCGGAAAGTGAAGCGGCGGCTCCGCTGCATCGCATTGCCGAAAGCTGTGAGCGGCAACTGGAGGGTTGTCTGCGTGATCCCGAATCGGTGGATCACGATCTGGGGTTCATCTGGCTGCTTAGTGGCGTAGCCAACTACCGCCAGACGGGTAGCATGGATGGACGGCGGCGCGGAATGCTTGCCGCCAATCTGCTCGCTGCCCGGTTCCACGTGCGCGGTGAGTTCATCCGCGCCTGGAACTTCAGCTCGTCAGCAATGGATACGCGCGGCGTAGCCATCATTGACAGCATGATGAACCTGCCGCTGCTCTACTGGGCATCCGAGCAGAGCGGCGACCCTCGCTTCCGCTGGCTGGCGGAAGCGCATGCGGACACCGTGGCGCGCGAATTCATCCGCGCTGACGGGTCCATCTGCCACGTGGTGGAGTTTGATCCACACACGGGGCAGATGCTGCGAGAGCATGGCGGACAGGGCCATGCTCCAGGTTCCGCCTGGGCGCGGGGGACCGCCTGGGCGTTGCACGGGTTTGCGCTGTCTTTCCGGTATACGGGCGAAGCCCGATATCTGGAGACAGCGGAGCGTGCGGCCGATTTCTTCCTCGCCATGCTTGGCGAAGAGATCGTGCCGGTGTGGGATTTCCGCGCACCTGCGGAGCATCAGGTGGCGTGGGACTCGTCCGCTGCGGCGATTGCCGCGAGCGGGTTGCTAGAGCTGGCGAAGCTGTCGCCGCGCGGGGAAACCTATGCTGCCGCGGGAGAGCGTATCGTCCGCGGCTTGCATGAGCAATATAGCTCCGGCGACTCGGCAGCGGAAGAAGGTCTGATCATGCAGGGAACGGTGCATTACCCGGAAGGGCGAGGGTTGAATGTGCCGATTATATACGGCGATTATTTCTATATGGAAGCGCTGGCGAAGCTGCGTGGACATGCGGGGTTATTTTAA
- a CDS encoding GAF domain-containing protein, translated as MHDELPSGIQEMIDGLRLNTSSDFCGLACLNGTMLRWKYTSGASNERVKRMEMRPGQDLVGTALRTGRTARSDAQSTGEHTPGRCPLMLAERLVSAIAVPVFQEGSVPGAVLLVGSRLPCTFSPDMIRQTEQVALHLQPKVFG; from the coding sequence ATGCATGATGAACTGCCATCTGGCATTCAGGAGATGATCGATGGCCTGCGCCTGAACACATCCAGCGACTTCTGTGGACTTGCCTGTCTGAACGGGACGATGCTACGCTGGAAGTATACCTCTGGGGCTAGTAATGAACGGGTGAAACGCATGGAAATGCGCCCCGGACAAGATCTGGTAGGCACAGCCCTTCGGACTGGACGCACAGCTCGATCTGATGCACAATCCACCGGGGAGCATACACCCGGTCGTTGCCCGTTAATGCTTGCTGAGCGCCTGGTAAGTGCCATAGCAGTACCTGTGTTCCAGGAAGGAAGCGTGCCTGGTGCCGTGCTACTTGTTGGCAGCAGATTGCCTTGCACCTTCTCACCGGACATGATCCGGCAGACGGAGCAAGTCGCTCTACATCTTCAGCCAAAGGTGTTTGGATAA
- a CDS encoding ABC transporter substrate-binding protein codes for MTGVKSKWWTGLMFLVLVIGIIGCSSQVEETTKNKPSSPVATEEQPADSAAKTQVISTVNGDVEIPVNPQRIVTQGYLADFLALGIKPVGAPDYELESPYVLDLVEGVADIGRIDGGSVEKILSLEPDLIVTVGGDEKLNEQYRKIAPTLIIPYGTYDNVHEEITAFGNILNKQKEAEDWLSQFEVKVKSAKDSIQGLVKEGTTFSNFSLFGKDWYINGDGVNRGGQAIYQQLGLKAPDIVQKELIDQDKDTVTVSEEKLADYAGDYLFLDLSNGGSLDETSPVWSSLDAVKNNRVFKLDGERFWPYDPLAVEAQVQEIANMIQERFGQTEH; via the coding sequence ATGACAGGGGTTAAATCAAAATGGTGGACTGGGCTTATGTTCCTGGTACTGGTGATTGGAATTATTGGCTGCTCAAGCCAAGTGGAAGAAACCACAAAAAATAAACCTTCCTCACCTGTTGCTACAGAAGAACAACCGGCAGACAGCGCCGCAAAAACGCAGGTCATATCCACCGTTAATGGAGACGTTGAAATACCCGTGAACCCACAGCGGATTGTGACACAGGGCTACCTCGCTGATTTTCTCGCACTTGGTATCAAACCAGTAGGCGCACCGGATTATGAGCTGGAAAGCCCTTATGTGCTTGATCTGGTTGAAGGCGTAGCAGACATTGGTCGTATCGACGGCGGTTCAGTGGAAAAAATTCTTTCACTTGAGCCCGACCTGATCGTCACTGTAGGTGGAGATGAGAAGCTGAATGAGCAATATCGCAAAATCGCACCAACCCTCATCATCCCTTATGGTACATACGACAATGTACATGAGGAAATCACTGCTTTTGGAAATATCCTAAACAAACAAAAGGAAGCCGAAGACTGGTTGTCCCAATTCGAAGTAAAAGTGAAGTCAGCCAAGGACTCCATTCAAGGGCTGGTCAAGGAAGGTACGACCTTCTCCAACTTCAGTCTCTTTGGTAAGGATTGGTACATCAACGGAGATGGTGTCAACCGCGGTGGACAAGCCATCTACCAACAGCTCGGACTGAAAGCACCAGACATTGTGCAAAAGGAACTGATTGATCAGGATAAAGATACTGTAACTGTATCCGAGGAGAAACTGGCAGATTATGCAGGTGATTATCTTTTCCTGGATTTATCCAATGGTGGTTCGCTGGATGAAACATCACCCGTCTGGTCATCGTTGGACGCCGTGAAGAACAATCGAGTGTTCAAGCTGGATGGGGAACGGTTCTGGCCATATGATCCTCTTGCCGTGGAGGCACAGGTCCAGGAAATTGCCAATATGATTCAGGAACGTTTCGGCCAAACAGAACATTAA
- a CDS encoding Ig-like domain-containing protein — protein sequence MMLKPRLTKYMVMMLVLMLSISNVGLAAAADKELSKIVVSKNEMSLEVGDSGSVTVTGVYSDNTSANVTISTTWSSEDTSIATVYNGAITAKKEGKATITAAYQGQSQTVQVKVTKKVKALSKNVQSLDLRTGDTKEIILTATYSDNETNNAAANTAEWSTSDEKVATVVNGKVTGQSAGTAVITAKVGSQSVTVDVNVEVVKRVDVDKQQVNLLLNKSESVKVTATYPDGTTKDVTDLAEWTSSNEKVADVLKGEITGYSAGSAKITAKYGTKSVSVDVDVDLTSKLSVVKQSIFFRLSDTTKTANVVVTASYPNSSDVNVTDQATWTSSNEKVATVFKGQITAISAGSTTIKATYSGKTVEIAVDVDTARYLDIKDVNDKLAMSVTGDNKSKTLVANAEYIDASTENVTSKATWTSSNADVVYVSNGDLIAYKSGTATITVAYGGKTVKFTVNVDVADKYEMDKKKASVAVGGTTSAKVLALYGETSKDVSEDATWSSSSDKIAEVDSKGVITGVATGKVTITAKIEGKTLTLPVEVGMASGLEADVNFVVLSAKETQTILLTGTDEDGNTLDVTSEATWKSSNARVADVKKGVITGNSSGKANITAEYGSKKVTIQVEVDVITRIEASEPVLSLKSGDTADLTVTAFLSDGSERDVSDKAEWKTNSYKVAQVTKGKVKATGSGKAKITAKYGSKSVTIAVDVDTLKYLQTDKVTLTMKPGEKVTVAATATYADGSEANVSKPALWKSSRIATASVKDGIIQANGKGKATITVTFAGVKTKVTVVVEAK from the coding sequence ATGATGTTAAAGCCAAGATTGACCAAGTACATGGTGATGATGCTGGTGTTGATGCTGAGTATTTCCAACGTAGGCTTGGCCGCTGCGGCAGATAAAGAACTGTCCAAAATTGTGGTTTCCAAGAATGAGATGTCGCTCGAAGTTGGTGATTCTGGGTCTGTTACGGTGACAGGGGTATATTCAGACAATACCTCGGCTAATGTAACGATTAGTACAACCTGGAGTAGCGAAGATACTTCGATAGCAACTGTATATAATGGTGCAATCACGGCCAAAAAAGAAGGTAAAGCGACGATTACGGCAGCTTACCAGGGTCAGAGTCAGACTGTTCAAGTGAAAGTAACGAAGAAGGTCAAAGCCCTTTCGAAAAACGTGCAAAGTCTGGATTTGCGCACGGGAGATACAAAAGAAATTATTTTGACAGCAACGTATAGTGACAATGAAACAAATAATGCAGCAGCAAATACTGCAGAATGGTCTACCAGTGATGAGAAGGTTGCTACCGTTGTGAATGGTAAAGTAACTGGACAAAGCGCGGGTACGGCCGTTATCACAGCCAAAGTTGGCAGCCAAAGCGTGACGGTGGATGTTAACGTTGAAGTGGTTAAACGTGTAGATGTAGATAAACAGCAAGTTAACCTGTTGTTGAACAAAAGTGAAAGTGTGAAAGTGACGGCTACGTATCCAGATGGCACAACCAAAGATGTAACGGATCTGGCGGAGTGGACATCCAGCAACGAGAAGGTCGCAGACGTTCTTAAAGGCGAAATTACAGGATACTCGGCAGGTTCTGCCAAGATCACAGCCAAATACGGTACGAAATCAGTATCCGTTGACGTGGATGTGGATCTGACGAGCAAACTGAGTGTGGTGAAACAAAGTATTTTCTTCCGTTTGAGTGATACAACCAAAACGGCTAATGTCGTTGTAACGGCTTCTTATCCAAACAGCAGCGATGTGAATGTAACGGATCAGGCAACATGGACATCTAGCAACGAGAAGGTTGCAACGGTGTTTAAGGGACAGATCACAGCCATTAGCGCAGGTTCAACAACGATCAAAGCAACCTATAGTGGAAAAACTGTAGAAATTGCTGTAGATGTAGATACGGCAAGATATCTGGATATCAAAGATGTAAATGACAAACTCGCCATGAGTGTTACTGGTGATAACAAGTCTAAAACATTGGTAGCCAATGCCGAATATATTGATGCCAGTACAGAAAATGTAACTTCCAAAGCAACATGGACTTCAAGCAATGCAGATGTTGTATATGTATCGAACGGCGATCTGATTGCATACAAATCCGGTACGGCTACGATCACTGTAGCTTATGGCGGTAAAACGGTTAAATTCACAGTGAATGTAGACGTAGCAGACAAGTATGAAATGGATAAGAAAAAAGCATCAGTAGCTGTTGGTGGAACGACTTCTGCCAAAGTACTGGCGTTGTATGGTGAAACATCCAAAGATGTATCCGAAGATGCAACCTGGAGCAGCAGCAGCGACAAAATCGCTGAGGTAGATAGCAAAGGGGTTATCACAGGTGTTGCTACAGGTAAAGTAACCATTACCGCGAAGATTGAAGGCAAAACACTGACTCTGCCTGTTGAAGTAGGTATGGCTAGTGGACTGGAAGCAGATGTGAACTTCGTTGTTCTGTCTGCCAAAGAAACTCAGACGATCCTTCTAACAGGTACGGATGAGGACGGCAACACATTGGATGTTACATCCGAAGCAACCTGGAAATCCAGCAATGCACGTGTAGCGGATGTGAAAAAAGGCGTGATCACAGGTAACAGCAGTGGTAAAGCCAACATCACAGCAGAATACGGCTCCAAAAAAGTGACGATCCAAGTTGAAGTGGATGTCATCACACGTATTGAAGCTTCCGAGCCGGTTCTTTCCCTGAAATCAGGCGATACAGCTGATCTGACGGTAACTGCCTTCTTGAGCGACGGTAGCGAGCGTGATGTTTCTGACAAGGCTGAATGGAAAACGAACAGCTACAAAGTAGCTCAAGTGACCAAAGGTAAAGTCAAAGCTACAGGTTCAGGTAAAGCCAAAATTACTGCAAAATACGGTAGCAAGTCTGTAACGATTGCTGTAGATGTGGATACACTGAAATATTTGCAGACGGATAAAGTAACGTTGACCATGAAACCAGGTGAAAAGGTAACCGTGGCTGCAACTGCAACGTATGCCGATGGCAGTGAAGCTAATGTATCCAAACCGGCTCTCTGGAAATCTTCCCGTATTGCAACAGCATCGGTGAAAGATGGAATCATTCAGGCGAACGGCAAAGGTAAAGCAACGATTACGGTGACATTTGCAGGTGTGAAAACCAAAGTAACGGTAGTGGTTGAAGCGAAGTAA
- a CDS encoding Lrp/AsnC family transcriptional regulator encodes MSEKRSSKGGEIPQMYNLDEMDRKIIAALHKNSRISYTDLGTQIGLSRVAVQARINALSEKGIIERFTVVINPGKVGLQVSAFFNVDVEPPFLDEVAEKLDEEPAVTSLYHMTGPSTLHMHGIFADMEEMEQFLLEKLYKMPGIVKVESQLLLKRYKSRMGMRL; translated from the coding sequence ATGTCAGAGAAACGCTCCTCCAAGGGTGGGGAAATTCCTCAAATGTACAATCTGGACGAGATGGATCGCAAAATCATCGCCGCGCTTCACAAGAACAGCCGGATATCCTACACGGACCTGGGTACACAGATTGGGTTGTCGCGTGTAGCTGTTCAGGCGCGCATTAATGCGTTATCCGAAAAAGGAATCATCGAACGTTTCACCGTGGTGATCAACCCTGGCAAGGTTGGGCTTCAAGTCTCGGCTTTTTTCAATGTCGATGTCGAACCGCCTTTCCTGGATGAAGTCGCTGAGAAACTGGATGAAGAGCCAGCCGTCACCAGCCTTTATCATATGACAGGCCCGAGTACCCTGCACATGCACGGTATTTTTGCGGATATGGAAGAGATGGAGCAGTTCTTGCTGGAGAAGCTCTATAAGATGCCGGGTATCGTCAAAGTGGAATCACAGCTATTGTTGAAACGTTATAAAAGCCGGATGGGCATGAGACTCTAG
- a CDS encoding chromate transporter has product MGWKDYNGLVIGMVRTGILGYGGGPSVIPLIRYEAVTRYKWVSDEEFGEILAIANALPGPIATKMAAYLGYKTKGVLGAIVSVLAHILPTSIAIIALLGSMYALRESKVVAGMVAAVRPVIFVMLGMMAYEFAMKAWKGLGKVFAALFGVIAFVLLQLLDIHPGIVIAVFLGYGVFHLELVQRFKSKGKSDKGVS; this is encoded by the coding sequence ATGGGTTGGAAAGATTACAACGGTCTCGTGATCGGAATGGTACGGACCGGAATTCTCGGATATGGCGGTGGCCCTTCGGTGATCCCGTTAATCCGTTACGAAGCCGTCACGCGTTACAAATGGGTCAGTGATGAGGAGTTCGGCGAGATTTTGGCTATCGCCAACGCCTTGCCGGGTCCCATCGCGACCAAGATGGCCGCATATCTTGGTTATAAAACCAAAGGCGTGCTCGGCGCGATAGTGTCCGTACTCGCTCATATTCTGCCGACAAGTATCGCCATTATTGCTCTGCTCGGTTCCATGTACGCGCTACGCGAGTCGAAAGTGGTCGCAGGCATGGTAGCCGCCGTAAGGCCGGTCATTTTTGTCATGCTGGGCATGATGGCTTATGAATTTGCCATGAAAGCCTGGAAGGGACTCGGTAAAGTTTTTGCCGCCCTATTCGGCGTAATTGCCTTTGTACTATTGCAGCTGCTGGATATCCATCCGGGGATTGTGATCGCGGTTTTCCTTGGATATGGTGTCTTCCATCTGGAGCTAGTCCAGCGCTTCAAATCCAAAGGCAAGTCCGATAAGGGGGTGTCCTAA
- a CDS encoding methyltransferase domain-containing protein yields MHQPFDYIGYWEETYRSGETSGRGSYGVLAEFKAEVVNGLIQREGIHRVIEFGCGDGNQLQYMNYEDYLGVDVAASSVKRCASQFAKDSSKSFMLYTPGLWINRGFLQADLTVCLDVLYHITDETDFRNTLYDILHSSTAWVVLYTRLKENGNPGIDTIQDRNLFEYLFDYPDFKVHEIIPQRYPDQSSADFVILRRTPSK; encoded by the coding sequence ATGCATCAGCCTTTTGATTACATCGGGTATTGGGAGGAAACATATCGTTCGGGTGAAACTTCCGGGAGGGGTTCATACGGGGTTTTGGCTGAATTCAAGGCCGAGGTCGTGAACGGACTGATTCAACGTGAAGGGATTCATCGTGTCATTGAGTTTGGATGTGGGGATGGCAACCAGTTGCAATACATGAATTATGAGGACTACCTGGGCGTGGATGTAGCGGCTTCTTCAGTAAAGCGTTGTGCTTCCCAATTTGCCAAGGATTCGTCCAAGAGTTTCATGCTGTATACACCAGGACTATGGATTAACCGAGGTTTCCTGCAAGCCGATCTGACGGTCTGTCTGGATGTGTTATATCACATCACGGATGAAACAGATTTTCGTAATACCCTCTATGATATTCTGCACTCCTCAACAGCATGGGTGGTGCTTTACACCCGTTTGAAAGAAAACGGCAACCCGGGGATTGATACAATCCAGGACCGTAATCTGTTCGAATATCTCTTCGACTACCCTGATTTCAAAGTTCATGAGATTATTCCGCAGCGCTATCCAGATCAATCTTCTGCCGACTTTGTCATCCTGAGACGTACACCTTCGAAGTGA
- a CDS encoding AraC family transcriptional regulator, with amino-acid sequence MFVLTTASVIPWESTQHNSTISMKTPSLVTCTATVDYRYGNEHGVLHKGQLLFLHPQCSLELIHIPPSAFTLYHIGFQDYALTEESPDKRVYELTTVNLPSHGSKTGASPQVLRMLAIIQDLSEKRTGSVQTEEARSHYLLSELLELFKLAIKPSTEMVDSIIREALRYMNHHYDSHLTREELARLTGFNASYFSRFFQKQVGRSFQAHLTRVRMDKTKQYLLSTQATLNEIALLVGYSDGLYLSRKFKQFTGISPSEYRLQPSARRIATVQYTGDLLALGVQPIAASFLPWAMSPLIQDELHDVLDLDQYGVEEILRTEPPDLIIAPDYLYYLPHKLEQLEQIAPVMVLPWDKLNRLETVQLIGRIIGREQAAEDWIRHYTALVSSEAERLGAAIQPDETVGLYELWEDGTICIWNVTARAAYNVYYGLNLTPPPSILRDILEPNNHQFIQEDQLTEYAANHMFLVLSSHEGGLYHDAEVKLRERPHWDKIMNNGNSRIYPLKLEQFWCNDALALEKQLQLMVDILIRENGEKNR; translated from the coding sequence ATGTTTGTACTGACAACTGCCAGTGTTATTCCATGGGAATCCACACAGCACAACAGTACCATTTCCATGAAAACGCCTTCATTGGTTACCTGCACAGCGACGGTGGACTATAGATATGGTAATGAGCACGGTGTTTTACATAAAGGACAGTTACTTTTTCTACATCCCCAATGCTCCCTGGAGCTGATACATATCCCACCTTCTGCCTTCACCCTGTATCATATCGGTTTTCAGGATTATGCATTAACGGAAGAGAGTCCTGACAAACGTGTTTATGAGCTAACAACAGTGAACTTGCCCTCACATGGTTCGAAGACCGGAGCAAGTCCACAGGTTCTGCGAATGCTGGCAATCATCCAGGATCTTTCCGAAAAAAGGACAGGAAGTGTCCAGACCGAAGAAGCCAGGTCCCATTATCTGCTGAGTGAATTGCTTGAATTATTCAAGCTGGCGATTAAACCTTCTACAGAAATGGTAGACAGTATAATTCGTGAAGCACTTCGCTACATGAATCATCACTATGACAGTCATCTCACCCGTGAAGAACTCGCCAGATTAACTGGGTTTAATGCGAGCTACTTCTCCAGGTTCTTTCAAAAACAGGTTGGACGCAGCTTCCAGGCTCACTTGACCCGAGTTCGTATGGACAAGACAAAGCAATACCTGTTGTCCACGCAGGCCACCTTAAATGAAATTGCGCTGCTTGTGGGATACTCCGACGGTTTATACTTAAGTCGAAAATTTAAGCAGTTTACTGGGATTAGTCCAAGTGAATACCGACTACAGCCCAGCGCAAGACGAATTGCTACCGTACAGTACACAGGAGATCTTTTAGCCTTAGGCGTTCAACCCATTGCCGCCTCATTCCTACCCTGGGCTATGTCACCGCTGATCCAAGACGAGTTGCATGATGTACTAGATTTGGATCAATATGGTGTGGAAGAAATCCTCCGAACTGAACCACCTGATCTGATCATCGCGCCAGATTATCTATACTATTTGCCCCATAAGCTCGAACAACTGGAACAGATTGCTCCGGTTATGGTCCTGCCATGGGACAAGTTAAATCGATTGGAGACCGTTCAACTTATCGGACGAATCATAGGTCGAGAGCAGGCTGCCGAAGACTGGATAAGGCATTACACCGCACTGGTCAGCAGTGAAGCTGAACGGCTTGGGGCAGCAATCCAGCCTGATGAAACCGTTGGGTTATATGAACTCTGGGAAGATGGCACGATCTGTATCTGGAATGTAACCGCCAGAGCGGCATACAACGTCTATTATGGACTCAATCTTACACCTCCTCCCAGTATTCTGCGTGACATTCTGGAACCTAATAATCATCAGTTCATTCAGGAAGATCAATTGACGGAATATGCAGCAAACCATATGTTTCTCGTGCTTTCCTCACATGAAGGCGGTCTCTATCATGATGCAGAAGTTAAACTCAGGGAACGACCACACTGGGACAAGATTATGAATAACGGAAATAGCCGGATATATCCTCTCAAGTTGGAACAATTCTGGTGTAATGATGCGCTGGCTCTGGAAAAGCAACTTCAGCTTATGGTAGATATCCTGATTCGGGAGAATGGCGAAAAGAACAGGTAA
- a CDS encoding chromate transporter: MLQTWWELFWGFFVANILGYGGGPASIPLMQEEIVNHYQWMTTEQFGDVLAIGNALPGPIATKIAAFVGYHVADWFGAFIASFATIVPSATALILLLRLLNKHRTSPKVKGMTLLVQPVIAVLMILLTWEFGQLSTDSIGIWQTLIIAGISLWVMTKTKLHPAILIVIAFAYGALVLSHTM; encoded by the coding sequence ATGCTCCAGACATGGTGGGAATTATTTTGGGGATTTTTCGTAGCAAACATCTTGGGATATGGGGGCGGCCCGGCATCCATTCCGCTCATGCAGGAAGAGATTGTGAACCATTATCAATGGATGACCACGGAGCAATTCGGGGATGTACTGGCGATTGGTAATGCTCTTCCCGGCCCAATTGCAACCAAAATCGCTGCATTTGTCGGGTATCACGTGGCAGACTGGTTTGGGGCATTTATCGCAAGTTTTGCCACGATCGTACCTTCCGCAACCGCATTAATTTTATTACTTCGTCTGTTGAACAAACATCGCACGTCACCAAAAGTCAAAGGTATGACCCTACTCGTGCAGCCGGTTATCGCTGTACTCATGATTCTGCTCACATGGGAATTCGGGCAGCTATCCACTGATTCCATCGGCATCTGGCAGACATTGATCATTGCAGGCATCTCGCTCTGGGTCATGACCAAGACCAAGCTGCATCCGGCCATTCTGATCGTGATCGCTTTTGCCTATGGTGCGCTGGTACTGTCTCACACGATGTAG
- a CDS encoding PAS domain-containing sensor histidine kinase — protein sequence MSSARKNRLSGLADQPVRLLLNEIDNHITDNEFRSRLKGSLHQLSNLKFALDESSIVALTDRKGKIQYVNDKFCEISQYEREELIGKDHRIINSGYHGKSFMKNLWDTISSGKVWNGEILNRARDGSHYWVNTTIVPFLDNDGEPYQYLAVRSEVTKLKSVEAELQKMMSQVMNIQEEERRRISRELHDGIGQSLFSLVIQMDRLLADQPQPGVEALRKQVTGIMEDVRGMAWELRPSVLDDLGVVPAIRTYIENYTRHYGIEVDLECNLRKRLEMNREIAIYRIIQEALTNVAKYADVAEARVTIEDAEDMTMVIIEDQGAGFSEATAGNGVGLFSMEERARGAGGTLRVSSEPGEGTTVTLLLPKTAQV from the coding sequence TTGAGTAGTGCACGCAAGAACAGATTAAGTGGACTCGCAGACCAGCCCGTACGCCTCCTGCTGAACGAAATCGATAATCACATTACGGATAATGAATTTCGCAGCAGGTTGAAGGGTTCCCTGCATCAACTGAGTAATCTGAAATTTGCCTTGGATGAATCCTCTATTGTAGCCCTGACAGACCGCAAGGGTAAGATCCAGTATGTGAATGATAAATTCTGTGAAATCTCGCAGTATGAGCGCGAGGAACTGATCGGTAAGGATCATCGAATCATTAATTCCGGATACCATGGCAAAAGCTTTATGAAAAACCTGTGGGACACGATATCCTCAGGTAAGGTATGGAACGGGGAAATTCTCAATCGTGCCAGAGATGGCAGTCATTATTGGGTCAACACCACTATCGTGCCTTTCCTTGATAACGACGGGGAGCCATATCAATACCTGGCTGTACGCAGCGAGGTCACCAAGCTGAAATCCGTCGAAGCCGAATTGCAAAAGATGATGTCCCAAGTGATGAACATTCAGGAAGAGGAACGACGCCGGATCTCGCGTGAACTGCATGACGGGATTGGACAGAGTCTCTTCTCTCTGGTGATTCAGATGGACCGACTGCTGGCAGACCAGCCTCAACCCGGGGTTGAAGCACTTCGTAAGCAGGTCACGGGTATTATGGAAGATGTACGTGGTATGGCATGGGAGCTGAGACCGTCCGTTCTGGATGACCTGGGTGTTGTTCCGGCGATTCGTACGTATATCGAGAATTACACCCGTCACTACGGGATCGAAGTTGATCTGGAATGTAATTTGCGCAAACGACTGGAGATGAACCGGGAGATAGCCATCTACCGAATTATTCAGGAAGCCTTAACGAATGTCGCGAAGTATGCCGATGTTGCCGAGGCACGTGTTACTATAGAAGACGCTGAGGACATGACGATGGTTATTATTGAAGACCAGGGTGCCGGATTCAGCGAAGCAACTGCTGGCAATGGCGTTGGATTGTTCAGTATGGAAGAGCGTGCCCGTGGTGCAGGAGGAACGTTGAGAGTTTCTTCCGAGCCTGGCGAAGGCACGACAGTTACCCTTTTACTGCCCAAGACAGCCCAAGTATAA
- a CDS encoding response regulator, translating into MIQLLVVDDHVVVRSGLIALLEGKNDIHIVGDAADGDEAIAKAQELKPDVVLMDFSMPPGKDGLTATAELKKLMPDVSILILTMHDDEEYLFRAIHAGASGYILKSAPHEELLAAIRSVAEGSAYLYPSATKRLMSEYLDKAKQENAGPYDTLSEREKEILSWIAKGYANKEIAEHLIISVKTVESHKSNLMEKLGLRTRPELVKFAMKKGLLNFE; encoded by the coding sequence GTGATTCAACTATTAGTTGTAGACGACCATGTTGTCGTGCGTTCCGGGCTGATCGCCTTACTTGAAGGAAAGAATGATATACATATCGTTGGAGATGCCGCAGATGGCGATGAAGCCATTGCCAAGGCTCAAGAGTTGAAGCCAGATGTGGTCTTGATGGATTTCAGCATGCCGCCAGGCAAAGACGGTCTGACCGCTACCGCTGAATTGAAGAAATTGATGCCAGATGTCTCCATTTTGATACTAACTATGCATGACGATGAAGAATATCTGTTCCGCGCCATCCACGCGGGAGCATCCGGATATATACTCAAAAGTGCGCCGCATGAAGAATTGCTTGCTGCGATTCGTTCCGTAGCAGAGGGTAGCGCCTATCTGTACCCCAGTGCGACCAAGCGGCTGATGAGTGAATACCTGGACAAAGCCAAACAGGAAAACGCCGGACCGTATGACACGTTATCCGAGCGGGAGAAAGAGATTTTGTCCTGGATTGCCAAGGGTTATGCCAACAAGGAAATCGCCGAACATCTAATCATCAGTGTCAAAACGGTCGAATCCCACAAAAGCAATCTGATGGAGAAACTTGGCCTGCGTACACGACCGGAACTGGTGAAGTTCGCCATGAAAAAGGGGTTGCTGAACTTTGAGTAG